The following proteins are encoded in a genomic region of Haloarcula salinisoli:
- a CDS encoding pyridoxal-phosphate-dependent aminotransferase family protein, translating into MTKKQEYTDDYTDKTLYIPGPTEVREDVIDEMAQPMFGHRMDRMTDLYTTIVEDTKEFLGTDNEVIILTASGTEFWEASTLNLVDENILVPTCGSFSERHANVAERLGKDVDRLEYDWGEAVKPEDIREELEASDKHYDVVACVMNESSTGVRNPVEEIGDIVDEYPDTYFVVDAVSCLGGDYLDIDEHGIDVIFASTQKAFAMPPGLAVCVVSDEAYDRELERDQASWYGGFQRCLDYYDRKGQTHSTPAIPVMLAYRKQMKYMLEEGHEGRDQRHKEMMEYVHEWADEHFAMFPEDGYESQTVACIENTQGIDVAETIEEVSEEYDMVFSNGYGSQLGEQTFRIGHMGEHTVESITELTDAIEEVADL; encoded by the coding sequence GTGACCAAGAAACAGGAATACACAGACGATTATACGGACAAGACACTGTATATCCCCGGCCCGACCGAAGTCCGCGAGGACGTAATCGACGAGATGGCCCAGCCGATGTTCGGCCACCGGATGGACCGGATGACCGACCTCTATACGACCATCGTCGAGGACACCAAGGAGTTCCTCGGCACCGACAACGAGGTCATCATCCTCACCGCCTCCGGCACCGAGTTCTGGGAGGCCTCGACGCTCAACCTCGTCGACGAGAACATCCTCGTCCCGACCTGTGGCAGCTTCAGCGAGCGCCACGCCAACGTCGCCGAACGGCTCGGCAAGGACGTCGACCGCCTCGAATACGACTGGGGCGAGGCTGTCAAACCCGAGGACATCCGCGAGGAACTCGAGGCAAGCGACAAACACTACGACGTCGTCGCCTGCGTGATGAACGAGAGTTCTACCGGCGTCCGCAACCCCGTCGAGGAGATCGGCGACATCGTCGACGAGTATCCCGACACCTACTTCGTCGTCGACGCGGTGTCGTGTCTCGGCGGCGACTACCTCGATATCGACGAACACGGTATCGACGTCATCTTCGCGTCGACCCAGAAGGCCTTCGCCATGCCGCCCGGCCTGGCCGTCTGTGTCGTCAGCGACGAGGCCTACGACCGCGAGCTCGAACGGGACCAGGCCTCGTGGTACGGCGGCTTCCAGCGCTGTCTGGACTACTACGACCGGAAGGGCCAGACTCACTCCACGCCCGCGATTCCGGTCATGCTGGCCTACCGCAAGCAGATGAAGTACATGCTCGAAGAGGGCCACGAGGGCCGCGACCAGCGCCACAAAGAGATGATGGAGTACGTCCACGAGTGGGCCGACGAGCACTTCGCGATGTTCCCCGAGGACGGCTACGAGTCCCAGACCGTCGCCTGCATCGAGAACACGCAGGGTATCGACGTCGCCGAGACCATCGAAGAAGTCTCCGAGGAGTACGACATGGTGTTCTCGAACGGCTACGGCTCCCAGCTGGGCGAGCAGACGTTCCGTATCGGCCACATGGGCGAACACACCGTCGAGTCCATCACGGAGCTCACCGACGCCATCGAAGAGGTCGCGGACCTGTAG
- a CDS encoding NEW3 domain-containing protein, translating into MNRTLLGVAVVTLLAVLAAPAIADPATTSVDGPSEVQPGENVTYTFTLTNTGENDSAYTLNATLPDGWEIVDRTDDGGYWQDSDTEWLFLSTEPGETREPTLTVSVPENAANGTVEITSTTSDKKGVRDSAAKEVTVESDGGDGSDGSDGDDGSDGGDGSDGDDGSDGGDGSDGDDGSDGGDGSDGGDGSDGGDGSDGGDGSDGGDGSDGGDDYSGGGDSGDSSSDDTGDDTSDSGSIDSDSDETDTLSGDDGNTSSAPDNSSSDAESNTTAEESDETTASEPTETAGGPTPEPADEPATDEVSATETDNGTAASDTENDSNTAVGVGLSALLLLAVGVGMITVRRNVTDQPIVEGSIAEIVSGGSQTESGTTASADTGDGYGEADIEVHSFHAAPDKCTLTYSTEKIGNKELGDEVREVARGYASADNDDVRTQRLEATIVDGDLTVATWEIRSEWMEQFKDGELSAEAFERRAVATLSFSN; encoded by the coding sequence ATGAACCGCACCCTGCTCGGTGTCGCCGTCGTGACCCTCCTCGCGGTGCTTGCGGCACCGGCGATAGCCGACCCGGCGACGACGTCGGTAGACGGACCCTCCGAGGTCCAGCCCGGTGAGAACGTCACGTACACGTTCACGCTGACCAACACCGGCGAAAACGATAGCGCCTACACGCTGAACGCGACCCTGCCCGACGGCTGGGAGATAGTCGACCGGACCGACGACGGTGGGTACTGGCAGGACTCGGACACCGAGTGGCTCTTCCTGTCGACCGAGCCTGGGGAAACCCGAGAACCCACACTCACGGTCTCAGTGCCGGAGAACGCGGCGAACGGGACTGTCGAAATAACGTCCACGACCTCGGATAAAAAGGGTGTACGGGACAGCGCAGCCAAGGAGGTGACCGTCGAGAGCGACGGTGGCGATGGCAGCGACGGCAGCGATGGTGACGACGGTAGTGACGGTGGCGACGGCAGCGATGGTGACGACGGTAGTGACGGTGGCGACGGCAGCGATGGTGACGACGGTAGTGACGGTGGCGATGGTAGCGACGGTGGCGACGGTAGTGACGGTGGCGATGGTAGCGACGGTGGCGACGGCAGCGACGGTGGCGACGGGAGTGACGGTGGCGACGACTACAGCGGCGGTGGCGATAGCGGCGACAGCAGTAGCGACGACACCGGCGACGACACAAGCGACAGCGGCAGTATCGATAGCGACAGCGACGAGACTGATACCCTCTCCGGCGACGACGGCAATACGAGCAGTGCGCCGGACAACAGTAGCTCCGACGCCGAGTCGAACACGACAGCGGAGGAGTCGGACGAAACGACCGCGAGTGAACCGACCGAGACGGCTGGCGGACCGACGCCCGAACCCGCCGACGAGCCCGCGACTGACGAGGTGTCTGCCACCGAGACCGACAACGGAACGGCAGCCTCGGATACCGAGAACGATTCGAACACCGCCGTCGGGGTCGGTCTCAGCGCACTGTTACTACTCGCCGTCGGCGTCGGGATGATAACCGTCCGACGGAACGTGACCGACCAGCCGATTGTCGAGGGGTCGATTGCCGAGATCGTCAGCGGTGGTTCACAGACTGAGTCCGGGACGACCGCGAGTGCCGACACCGGCGACGGCTACGGCGAGGCAGACATCGAAGTACACAGCTTCCACGCGGCCCCCGACAAGTGCACTCTCACCTATTCGACGGAGAAGATAGGCAACAAAGAGCTCGGTGACGAAGTCAGGGAGGTCGCACGCGGCTACGCCTCGGCCGACAACGACGATGTCCGAACGCAGCGCCTGGAGGCGACAATCGTCGACGGGGACCTGACGGTGGCGACGTGGGAGATTCGTAGCGAGTGGATGGAGCAGTTCAAAGACGGGGAACTGTCCGCTGAGGCGTTCGAACGGCGGGCCGTGGCGACACTCAGTTTCAGTAACTGA
- a CDS encoding PKD domain-containing protein yields MTAQGTPDQDSEKEDREGDRHAHSRRALLASIGAGVAGATLGGLTETASASGEDSSAGEFIESTSPATTATADGSWSDGAVWDNGVPTAGQTVRIDSGVTLTVDGTTEKIKNLDVAGTLTFATDTDSHLRAETIVTRPDSTMHIGTESDPISPDSEARITIVHHEDISEKDDPERISKGLITMGELEIHGAEKTSWDELASAPTAGDTTIELASAPTNWNEGDEIVIPGLDPSSNEDDERTIASVSGATVELDEPLEYDHVPPENNLDVELTAYALNRTRNVRFESEIKETDVTNEARINRQGHFMVMQPAQSISYLEVDHFGRTNKNFWMDEQDYSGDRVHGHGTEEPSEPNIVARYGLHFHQTGVGEDPHEVTGVVVQHSPGWGVVNHSSHANVRDSITYDVFGSGFVAEAGKERGSFERCFALRSEGSRNVKETYNDLNLMGRAPTEEVDFGHEGEGFWLQGPAVAVDDCVAAGHDGYAFALWNEPLDGKMPGELAKEDGLVDTAYTISPRFLPLKSFSNNTAFAASGGFDYGFSRPRSESVVETFTVYNIGPRINTSTWHYPAGAPYFMGSYGNCMIANRYGSDLRVENPQFCNVDGESGHGPDGYHGHGIRRNYQAEDPVGVYGGVMEGLNVGVQVCLNANEEDVDDVSFYNNQHNIVFENRTVLRSLVDYGADYVADLTVHPGTKVDFWWSSADVKSQPEAAAWDGNSATHRVSGEYEFRWMDTPAMMTVTEEPPEGQGPVAAFDHQSTDTASEPVTFDASPSTPSDSITSYEWAFGDGTTGSGKTVEHSYDTSGFYDVTLTVTDDAGNTGETTTEVAAGETHEILINGLDDKGSEYELSVSGTLEKGEYASGQDTVEGSTATGEIGGGQDNYHYTGEITRWSLEKDVPLEITIDGEEVDQSTLGNLGFATTNESGTTVSFDASGSSLTDGSITSYEWAFGDGATASGETVEHTFDEAGYYDVTLTVTDDAGDTIETTKEVTVGEPHEIVINGLDDQHADYELSVSGEIKKGEDASVIDSIEEDTVSAEIGGEQDNYHYDGEITGWSLDKDIPIKITIDGEEVDPSTLGDGSTERHEIVIDGLDDQVSDYEFSVSGAVEKGEHAGGPDDVEGNTVSGQIVAGKDSYLYEGEITSWSLEKDIPVKVTIDGEEVDPSTLGNSDDGGDSDADKTVTVAPDGNHEFSPADLTVEPGTTVTFTWDAGGHTVTVDSQPDDASWSGVDSTQSEGHTLTHTFDVEGTYEYHCQPHQSHMQGTITVEGSQSVSEAFDEDDDGKMDDSEILDAVEYWQDEEPVPGIGGEIIDDQKILDLVESWQGGGDE; encoded by the coding sequence ATGACAGCCCAAGGGACACCGGACCAGGATAGCGAGAAAGAGGACCGCGAGGGGGACAGACACGCACACTCACGTCGGGCACTGCTGGCGTCGATAGGGGCCGGGGTTGCGGGAGCCACACTCGGCGGGCTCACAGAGACGGCGAGTGCCAGCGGCGAAGATAGTTCGGCCGGCGAGTTCATCGAGAGCACGTCGCCGGCGACGACCGCGACGGCGGACGGCTCGTGGTCTGACGGGGCTGTCTGGGACAACGGCGTGCCCACAGCGGGCCAGACCGTCCGTATCGACTCCGGTGTAACGCTCACCGTCGACGGCACCACCGAGAAAATAAAGAATCTCGATGTGGCGGGCACGCTTACCTTTGCTACGGACACGGACAGCCATCTCCGGGCTGAAACCATCGTCACCCGGCCCGACAGCACGATGCATATCGGCACCGAATCGGACCCGATTTCACCGGACAGCGAGGCCCGCATCACCATCGTCCACCACGAGGACATCAGCGAGAAGGACGACCCCGAGCGAATCAGCAAGGGGCTCATCACGATGGGGGAACTCGAGATCCACGGTGCCGAGAAGACGAGCTGGGACGAGCTCGCGAGTGCGCCGACGGCCGGCGACACCACCATCGAACTCGCCTCGGCACCGACAAACTGGAACGAGGGCGACGAAATCGTTATTCCGGGATTAGATCCGAGTTCGAACGAGGACGACGAGCGAACGATTGCGAGCGTCTCAGGCGCGACGGTCGAACTCGACGAGCCACTCGAGTACGACCACGTGCCGCCCGAAAACAATCTCGACGTGGAGCTGACGGCCTACGCGCTCAACCGCACGCGGAACGTCCGCTTCGAGTCAGAAATCAAAGAGACGGATGTCACCAACGAAGCCCGAATCAATCGGCAGGGCCACTTCATGGTGATGCAGCCGGCCCAGTCGATCAGCTATCTCGAGGTCGATCACTTCGGGCGGACGAACAAGAACTTCTGGATGGACGAGCAAGATTACAGCGGCGACCGGGTCCACGGTCACGGGACCGAAGAACCCAGCGAACCGAACATCGTCGCGCGATACGGGCTTCACTTCCACCAGACTGGCGTCGGTGAAGATCCACACGAGGTAACCGGCGTCGTCGTCCAGCACTCCCCCGGGTGGGGCGTCGTCAATCACAGTTCGCACGCGAACGTGCGCGACTCTATCACCTACGACGTCTTCGGCTCCGGGTTCGTCGCCGAGGCCGGCAAGGAGCGTGGCTCGTTCGAGCGCTGTTTCGCGCTCCGGTCGGAAGGCTCTCGGAATGTCAAGGAAACATACAACGACCTGAATCTAATGGGCCGGGCCCCGACAGAAGAGGTCGATTTCGGCCACGAAGGTGAAGGGTTCTGGCTCCAGGGGCCGGCCGTGGCAGTCGACGACTGTGTCGCAGCTGGCCACGACGGGTACGCCTTCGCACTCTGGAACGAGCCCCTGGATGGCAAGATGCCCGGGGAATTAGCCAAAGAGGATGGGCTCGTTGATACCGCCTACACGATCAGTCCGAGATTCCTCCCGCTGAAATCGTTCAGCAACAATACGGCCTTTGCCGCCTCTGGTGGCTTCGATTACGGCTTTTCCCGTCCGAGAAGCGAGTCAGTTGTCGAGACGTTCACCGTGTACAACATCGGACCGAGGATCAACACCTCGACCTGGCACTACCCCGCAGGGGCCCCGTACTTCATGGGTTCATATGGCAACTGCATGATAGCAAACCGGTATGGCTCAGACCTCCGTGTCGAAAATCCGCAGTTCTGTAACGTCGACGGCGAAAGCGGTCACGGCCCCGACGGGTATCACGGCCACGGTATCCGCCGGAACTACCAGGCCGAGGATCCAGTCGGGGTCTACGGCGGCGTCATGGAGGGGCTGAACGTCGGCGTTCAGGTGTGCCTCAACGCGAACGAAGAAGATGTCGACGACGTTAGCTTCTACAACAACCAGCATAACATCGTCTTCGAGAACCGTACGGTACTCCGTAGTCTTGTAGACTATGGGGCCGACTATGTGGCCGACCTGACCGTCCATCCGGGAACGAAAGTCGACTTCTGGTGGAGTTCCGCCGATGTCAAATCCCAGCCGGAGGCAGCAGCGTGGGATGGGAACAGCGCGACACACAGGGTTTCAGGCGAATACGAATTCAGGTGGATGGACACGCCTGCGATGATGACTGTCACCGAGGAACCGCCCGAAGGGCAGGGCCCGGTTGCAGCGTTCGACCACCAGTCGACGGACACCGCCAGTGAGCCCGTCACCTTCGACGCGAGCCCGTCGACCCCGTCGGACTCGATTACCAGCTACGAGTGGGCGTTTGGCGACGGCACCACCGGGAGCGGGAAGACTGTCGAACATAGCTACGACACCAGTGGGTTCTACGATGTGACGTTGACAGTGACCGACGACGCGGGGAACACTGGCGAAACCACGACCGAAGTCGCTGCCGGTGAGACTCACGAGATACTGATCAACGGGCTCGACGACAAGGGCTCGGAGTACGAGCTCTCCGTCAGTGGCACGCTGGAAAAGGGCGAGTACGCGAGCGGGCAGGACACTGTCGAGGGGAGTACGGCAACGGGAGAGATCGGCGGCGGACAGGACAACTATCACTACACGGGTGAAATTACCAGGTGGTCCCTCGAGAAGGACGTCCCGCTCGAAATCACGATCGACGGCGAGGAAGTCGACCAGTCGACACTCGGTAACCTAGGGTTTGCGACCACGAACGAGAGCGGGACGACAGTGTCGTTCGACGCGAGCGGGTCGAGCCTCACGGATGGCTCGATCACCAGCTACGAGTGGGCGTTTGGCGACGGTGCGACTGCCAGCGGCGAGACCGTCGAGCACACCTTCGACGAGGCGGGATACTACGACGTAACGCTGACCGTGACCGACGACGCGGGCGACACCATCGAAACCACGAAAGAGGTCACTGTCGGTGAGCCCCACGAGATAGTCATCAACGGGCTCGACGACCAGCACGCCGATTACGAGCTCTCTGTCAGTGGAGAGATCAAAAAGGGCGAGGACGCTAGCGTCATAGATTCCATCGAAGAGGACACTGTGTCGGCAGAGATCGGCGGCGAACAGGACAACTATCACTACGATGGCGAGATCACCGGCTGGTCGCTGGATAAAGACATCCCCATCAAAATTACAATCGACGGTGAGGAAGTCGACCCGTCGACGCTCGGTGACGGGAGCACTGAGCGCCACGAGATAGTCATCGATGGGCTCGATGACCAGGTATCGGACTACGAGTTCTCCGTTAGCGGAGCGGTGGAAAAAGGCGAGCACGCGGGCGGTCCCGACGATGTCGAGGGGAACACTGTTTCGGGACAGATCGTTGCCGGTAAGGACAGTTACCTCTACGAGGGCGAAATTACCAGCTGGTCCCTCGAGAAGGATATCCCGGTCAAAGTCACGATCGACGGCGAGGAAGTCGACCCGTCGACGCTCGGTAACTCGGACGACGGCGGCGACTCGGACGCGGACAAAACAGTCACCGTCGCGCCCGACGGAAACCACGAGTTCTCGCCGGCCGACCTGACCGTCGAGCCAGGCACGACTGTCACGTTCACCTGGGACGCCGGCGGGCATACTGTCACGGTCGACAGCCAGCCCGACGACGCCTCCTGGAGCGGCGTCGACAGCACCCAGAGCGAGGGCCACACGCTCACGCACACGTTCGACGTCGAGGGCACCTACGAGTACCACTGCCAGCCCCATCAGAGCCACATGCAGGGGACGATAACCGTCGAGGGCTCCCAGTCGGTCTCCGAGGCCTTCGACGAAGACGACGACGGCAAGATGGACGACAGCGAGATACTGGACGCAGTCGAGTACTGGCAGGACGAGGAGCCGGTCCCCGGCATCGGCGGCGAGATAATCGATGACCAGAAGATACTGGATCTCGTCGAGAGCTGGCAGGGCGGGGGAGACGAATGA
- a CDS encoding protein sorting system archaetidylserine decarboxylase encodes MQVATGSLRYAAVPAALAIPAAVASPAASAVLLAVAVAILVFHRDPDRSTPPTGVVSPADGHVAVVREEGDRVRVGIYMRGRDVHVNRAPMAGVVEAVEHEPGANKLAFRKESERNERLRFQFEEYTAEMIAGAFARRTYSYVSPGEFVERGQRIGHISFSSRFDIVLPPEYDPDDLTVAEGARVLAGETVVARPPETVS; translated from the coding sequence ATGCAGGTCGCCACCGGCAGTCTTCGATACGCCGCCGTGCCGGCGGCGCTGGCTATCCCGGCCGCCGTCGCCTCGCCCGCCGCGAGCGCCGTGTTGCTCGCCGTCGCGGTCGCTATCCTCGTCTTCCACCGAGACCCCGACCGGTCGACACCGCCGACTGGGGTCGTCTCGCCGGCCGACGGCCACGTGGCCGTCGTCCGCGAGGAGGGCGACCGGGTCCGTGTGGGCATCTACATGCGGGGCCGTGACGTCCACGTCAATCGCGCACCGATGGCCGGCGTCGTCGAAGCCGTCGAACACGAGCCCGGCGCGAACAAGCTCGCTTTCCGCAAGGAGTCCGAACGCAACGAGCGGCTCCGTTTCCAGTTCGAGGAGTACACCGCCGAAATGATAGCCGGAGCCTTCGCCCGCCGGACCTACTCGTACGTCTCGCCCGGCGAGTTCGTCGAGCGTGGCCAGCGCATCGGCCACATCTCCTTTTCCAGTCGCTTCGACATCGTCCTCCCGCCCGAGTACGACCCGGACGACCTCACCGTCGCGGAGGGCGCCCGGGTACTGGCAGGTGAGACGGTTGTCGCCCGGCCACCGGAGACGGTGTCCTGA
- the ligA gene encoding NAD-dependent DNA ligase LigA: MTADPSRPSDNPYVSDPGTEFTPVDELDEDPAHEQAGKLREAIRYHDYRYYVEADPAIGDRAYDALFSRLQALEDEFDLDTEGSPTQRVGGEPLDELGEVEHVAPMGSIDQGGEVAEVREFDERVQRGLQDADYDGEIQYFCEPKFDGLSVEVVYEDGEYVRAATRGDGAVGEDVTENVRTIGSVPQRLRGDYPDFLAVRGEVYMPREAFTAYNRERVENGEDPFANPRNAAAGTLRQLDPTITAERPLAVFFFGVLDSSVDFESHAAIHEQLPEWGLRVCDRDDLVEDIDAAIDYRDQQLAARDDLDYEIDGVVLKVNDGDACDLLGATSRAPRWAFAYKFPARKEETTVRDIVVQVGRTGRLTPVALMDPVEVGGVTVTRASLHNPSLIEELGVGPGDLVRIKRAGDVIPDVVEVVEGNGDGHFEFPDTCPACGSQVERDGPMAFCTGGLTCPAQRERSVEHYASRDGLDIEGLGEKAVEQLLDAGLVENAADLYELSVAELAELEGWGETSAQNLVDELDAAREPALEDFLTALGIPQVGGVTARNLAQEFGSFEAIREAAEGDDEPSDGQVTLGDVVGEDDGQAAFEAFESVPDVGPVVARSIVDFFRGEGNREVLSRLLEHVDPQDADQSTGDALEGLTVVFTGSLEGYTRGDAQDLVERAGGSATSSVSGNTDYLVVGENAGQRKRDDAEANDVEMLSEDEFVELLESKGVL, from the coding sequence ATGACAGCCGACCCGTCCCGACCCTCGGACAACCCCTACGTCTCCGACCCCGGCACGGAGTTCACGCCCGTCGACGAACTGGACGAGGACCCAGCCCACGAGCAGGCCGGAAAGCTCCGCGAGGCGATTCGCTACCACGACTACCGCTACTACGTCGAGGCCGACCCCGCTATCGGCGACCGGGCCTACGACGCCCTGTTCTCGCGACTCCAGGCCCTCGAAGACGAGTTCGACCTCGACACCGAGGGGAGCCCGACCCAGCGGGTCGGCGGCGAGCCACTGGACGAACTCGGCGAGGTCGAACACGTCGCGCCGATGGGCTCTATCGACCAGGGTGGCGAGGTCGCCGAGGTTCGGGAGTTCGACGAGCGCGTCCAGCGGGGACTGCAGGATGCCGACTACGACGGCGAGATACAGTACTTCTGTGAGCCCAAATTCGACGGGCTCTCCGTCGAAGTCGTCTACGAGGACGGCGAGTACGTCCGGGCGGCCACCCGTGGCGACGGCGCGGTCGGCGAGGACGTGACCGAGAACGTCCGGACCATCGGGAGTGTTCCCCAGCGCCTGCGCGGGGACTACCCCGACTTCCTCGCCGTGCGCGGCGAGGTGTACATGCCACGCGAGGCCTTTACCGCCTACAACCGCGAGCGCGTCGAGAACGGCGAGGACCCCTTCGCGAACCCCCGCAACGCCGCCGCCGGAACACTCAGACAGCTGGACCCGACGATTACGGCCGAACGCCCCCTCGCCGTCTTCTTCTTCGGCGTGCTCGATTCGAGCGTCGACTTCGAGAGTCACGCGGCCATCCACGAACAGCTGCCCGAGTGGGGCCTGCGGGTCTGTGACCGGGACGACCTGGTCGAGGACATCGACGCGGCCATCGACTACCGCGACCAGCAGCTGGCGGCCCGGGACGACCTCGACTACGAGATCGACGGCGTCGTCCTGAAGGTCAACGACGGCGACGCCTGCGACCTGCTGGGGGCGACCAGCCGGGCGCCCCGGTGGGCCTTCGCCTACAAGTTCCCCGCCCGGAAGGAGGAAACCACGGTCCGGGATATCGTCGTCCAGGTGGGACGGACCGGCCGGCTCACCCCGGTAGCGCTCATGGACCCGGTCGAGGTCGGCGGCGTCACCGTGACGCGGGCCTCGCTGCACAACCCCTCGCTCATCGAGGAACTCGGGGTGGGCCCGGGCGACCTCGTGCGCATCAAACGGGCGGGCGACGTCATCCCCGACGTCGTCGAGGTCGTCGAGGGGAACGGCGACGGCCACTTCGAATTTCCCGACACCTGCCCGGCCTGTGGCAGTCAGGTAGAGCGGGACGGCCCCATGGCGTTCTGTACCGGCGGACTCACCTGTCCTGCCCAGCGCGAACGCTCCGTCGAGCACTACGCCAGCCGCGACGGGCTGGACATCGAGGGGCTGGGCGAGAAGGCCGTCGAACAGCTGCTCGATGCGGGCCTCGTCGAGAACGCTGCGGACCTCTACGAGCTCTCGGTCGCGGAGCTCGCGGAACTGGAGGGGTGGGGCGAGACGAGCGCACAGAACCTCGTCGACGAACTCGACGCTGCCCGCGAGCCCGCGCTCGAGGACTTCCTCACGGCGCTTGGCATCCCGCAGGTCGGCGGCGTCACCGCGCGCAATCTCGCACAGGAGTTCGGGAGCTTCGAGGCCATCCGCGAGGCCGCCGAGGGCGACGACGAACCGTCCGACGGCCAGGTGACACTCGGTGACGTCGTCGGGGAGGACGACGGCCAGGCGGCGTTCGAGGCGTTCGAGTCCGTCCCCGACGTCGGTCCCGTCGTCGCCCGCAGTATCGTCGACTTCTTCCGGGGCGAGGGGAACCGAGAAGTGCTTTCCCGCCTGCTCGAGCACGTCGACCCGCAGGACGCCGACCAGTCGACCGGCGACGCTCTGGAGGGCCTGACCGTCGTCTTTACCGGCTCGCTAGAGGGCTATACCCGCGGCGACGCCCAGGACCTCGTCGAGCGAGCCGGCGGGTCGGCGACCTCCAGCGTCTCCGGCAACACCGATTATCTGGTCGTCGGCGAGAACGCGGGCCAGCGAAAGCGCGACGACGCCGAAGCAAACGACGTCGAGATGCTCTCCGAGGACGAATTCGTGGAGCTGCTCGAATCGAAGGGCGTGCTGTAA
- a CDS encoding ABC transporter permease subunit, translating to MSTEQGGLAGLDRTLRHTFGWYTVSKKEFKDAIRSKGLWILGAFFTLLFVLPVARVWWTNAAEGDSQLAQLVQQNGMQAILSGVYLNRVTILLPIIAIFVGYAAISKERTSGSLKLLLSLPNSRRDVLIGKVIGRCAVLGVPLIASLAFTALFITLSSITFKPELFALFSLFSVLYALVFVAITVSISGAFSKSSYSGIANFVVYMYSTFAWNLSVNSLADILTNGISIGSIDTGPLIGGTVRWNLVLLLKIANPNQAYKTLVNSMLNTGDSPVLSARLQMFGRGADTRTVCTNVLNGNVETVQTIIGEQVTCTAGSGGVPFYFSDPVVFAAMVSWFGIAAALSYYTFNIVDL from the coding sequence ATGAGCACAGAGCAAGGAGGCCTCGCTGGCCTCGACCGGACGCTCCGGCACACCTTCGGCTGGTACACCGTCTCGAAGAAGGAGTTCAAGGACGCCATCCGCTCGAAGGGGCTGTGGATACTGGGCGCGTTTTTCACGCTGTTGTTCGTCCTCCCCGTCGCGCGAGTGTGGTGGACCAACGCCGCGGAGGGCGACAGTCAGCTCGCCCAGCTGGTCCAGCAAAACGGGATGCAGGCGATACTGTCCGGGGTCTACCTGAACCGGGTGACGATACTGCTGCCCATCATCGCCATCTTCGTCGGCTACGCCGCCATCTCCAAGGAACGGACGAGCGGGTCGCTGAAGCTACTGTTGTCGCTGCCCAACTCCCGGCGTGACGTCCTCATCGGGAAGGTCATCGGTCGGTGTGCCGTGCTGGGCGTCCCGCTAATCGCCTCGCTCGCGTTCACTGCGCTCTTTATCACCCTCTCGAGCATAACGTTCAAGCCCGAGCTGTTCGCGCTGTTCTCGCTGTTCTCGGTGCTGTACGCGCTCGTCTTCGTCGCCATAACGGTCTCTATCTCGGGGGCCTTCTCCAAGAGCAGCTACTCCGGCATCGCGAACTTCGTCGTCTACATGTACTCCACGTTCGCGTGGAACCTCTCGGTCAACAGTCTCGCCGACATCCTCACCAACGGCATCTCCATCGGGAGCATCGACACCGGCCCGCTCATCGGCGGTACCGTGCGCTGGAACCTCGTCTTGCTCCTGAAGATTGCCAACCCCAACCAGGCCTACAAGACGCTGGTCAACTCGATGCTGAACACGGGCGACTCCCCGGTGCTTTCGGCCCGTCTCCAGATGTTCGGTCGGGGCGCCGACACCAGAACGGTCTGTACCAACGTCCTCAACGGGAACGTCGAGACCGTCCAGACCATCATCGGCGAGCAGGTCACCTGTACGGCCGGGTCCGGCGGCGTGCCGTTCTACTTCTCCGACCCCGTCGTCTTCGCGGCGATGGTATCGTGGTTCGGTATCGCCGCCGCTCTCAGCTACTACACCTTCAACATCGTCGACCTGTAG